The Flammeovirga agarivorans genome has a window encoding:
- a CDS encoding LytR/AlgR family response regulator transcription factor produces the protein MSNSTKTVITCGLLTDDEHFRCQIEQLFNETDILSLLEVHQSPLEADMSKTIKTLDVLFIDVDLPYISGFDWFESLRTEQLCVFISDDASHAVKAFDYNSIDFFLKPLTMKKFYKSVLKIRERYRATYFSKSQRKQRTSLFIRSDNRIYKINYDDILYIESQNNYIQIVTQDNKYSTLMKLKDVQQVLPKSDFIKIQKSFIINMNYVTAIEGNSVIINNVLINISRSLKKDVIDSFTQGHLM, from the coding sequence ATGTCTAATAGTACTAAAACCGTTATTACCTGCGGTCTATTAACGGACGATGAACATTTTAGGTGTCAAATTGAGCAACTTTTTAATGAAACTGATATTCTTTCGCTTTTGGAAGTACATCAGTCACCATTAGAAGCAGATATGTCTAAAACAATTAAGACATTAGATGTATTATTTATTGATGTAGACCTCCCCTATATCTCTGGTTTTGATTGGTTTGAAAGCCTTCGAACAGAACAGTTATGCGTTTTCATTTCGGATGATGCAAGTCATGCTGTCAAAGCATTTGATTATAACTCTATCGATTTTTTTCTGAAACCTCTCACCATGAAAAAATTCTATAAGAGTGTTTTAAAAATTAGGGAACGATACAGAGCGACTTATTTTTCAAAATCACAAAGAAAGCAACGTACTTCTTTATTTATTCGAAGTGATAACCGTATCTATAAGATCAACTATGATGATATTCTATATATAGAATCCCAAAACAACTATATACAGATTGTGACACAAGACAATAAATATTCTACGTTGATGAAATTGAAAGATGTTCAGCAAGTTTTGCCAAAATCTGATTTCATCAAAATTCAGAAGTCTTTTATCATAAATATGAATTATGTTACTGCAATAGAAGGTAATTCTGTGATTATCAATAATGTACTTATCAACATTAGTAGATCATTAAAAAAAGATGTTATTGATTCTTTTACGCAGGGCCATTTAATGTAA
- a CDS encoding sensor histidine kinase, with product MKLCFYFIEIKKITLGIVSILLCFIIILYLNTELMWFFKWNYYISSNFRSTISVEDFSEVFFPFGIGAGIEIVFEYLKQLKIRQALILEKTKAELNFLKGQLSPHFLFNTINTIFWLIVKDPKNAQDLLLTLSDMLRYQLYECEQDFVPLKKEVDYLNHLIKIQNFRKRENVKVDVIINFENDNYQIPPLLFLPLVENALKYVSQREDEENFIYVNLQQNGNSCVFKIRNSTDDSVIQLSDDKKYSGIGLSNIKKRLNLLYGDNFEFSTYQLNNIYHASVKI from the coding sequence ATGAAACTGTGCTTCTATTTTATTGAAATAAAGAAAATTACTTTAGGAATCGTCTCTATTCTCCTCTGCTTTATCATTATACTCTATCTCAATACGGAGCTTATGTGGTTCTTTAAATGGAACTATTATATTTCTTCCAATTTTAGATCAACGATCTCAGTAGAAGACTTTTCCGAAGTGTTTTTCCCTTTTGGTATTGGAGCAGGTATAGAAATAGTATTCGAGTATTTAAAACAACTAAAGATTAGGCAGGCCCTAATCCTTGAAAAGACAAAAGCTGAACTAAATTTCTTGAAAGGACAACTAAGCCCCCATTTTTTATTTAATACTATAAATACTATTTTTTGGTTGATTGTAAAAGATCCAAAAAATGCTCAGGATTTATTGCTAACATTAAGTGATATGTTAAGATATCAGCTCTATGAATGTGAACAGGACTTTGTTCCATTAAAGAAGGAAGTTGATTATCTTAATCATTTAATAAAGATTCAAAATTTCAGAAAGAGAGAAAATGTTAAGGTAGATGTTATCATCAATTTTGAAAACGATAACTATCAAATTCCACCTCTCTTATTTCTGCCTCTCGTTGAAAATGCTTTGAAATATGTTTCTCAAAGGGAAGATGAAGAGAATTTTATTTATGTCAATTTGCAACAAAATGGAAATTCTTGTGTCTTTAAAATAAGAAACTCCACAGATGATAGTGTAATACAGCTATCTGATGACAAAAAATATAGCGGAATTGGTCTCTCTAATATTAAAAAGCGTCTGAACTTATTGTACGGAGACAATTTTGAATTCTCTACTTATCAACTCAACAATATCTATCATGCCAGTGTCAAAATCTAA
- a CDS encoding LytR/AlgR family response regulator transcription factor has product MPVSKSNLKCLIIDDEELAREGLASYVEQVPFLDLKGTVSSAMKAQEIIDEQQIDLCFCDINMPYLSGIDWVKSLNNPPMVVFTTAYSEYAIQSYEVNTLDYLLKPISFDRFYKSCIKARDSFSANEKEDHFLFIKVEQQIKKIWCKEIQYIESKNNYINIVTSDSEHLTHLTLKEIQDKLPSTFIKVQKSFIVNMDAVEAIEGNCVIVKNQMISMSRSQKQEITDQLTQGNLIIKGLK; this is encoded by the coding sequence ATGCCAGTGTCAAAATCTAACTTAAAATGCTTAATCATTGATGATGAAGAACTAGCTCGAGAAGGTCTAGCAAGTTATGTCGAACAAGTTCCTTTTTTAGATTTAAAAGGGACCGTGAGTTCAGCTATGAAAGCACAAGAAATCATTGATGAACAACAGATAGATTTATGTTTCTGTGATATTAACATGCCCTACTTATCGGGTATTGATTGGGTAAAGTCTTTGAATAACCCTCCAATGGTAGTATTTACTACAGCATATTCTGAATATGCAATTCAAAGCTATGAGGTAAATACTTTAGATTATTTACTTAAGCCCATATCGTTTGATCGATTCTACAAAAGTTGTATTAAAGCAAGAGACTCATTTTCCGCAAATGAAAAAGAGGATCATTTTCTTTTTATCAAAGTAGAACAACAAATCAAGAAAATTTGGTGTAAAGAGATTCAATATATAGAGTCCAAAAACAACTATATCAATATTGTCACTTCTGATAGTGAACACCTCACTCATCTTACTTTAAAAGAGATCCAAGATAAATTGCCTTCTACCTTTATAAAGGTTCAGAAATCGTTTATTGTAAATATGGATGCAGTAGAAGCCATTGAAGGAAATTGTGTTATTGTAAAAAATCAAATGATAAGTATGAGTCGTTCTCAGAAACAGGAAATTACTGATCAACTAACACAAGGGAATTTAATTATTAAAGGATTGAAGTAA
- a CDS encoding carbohydrate-binding module family 20 domain-containing protein → MKYQLLLFLLCINFTAFSTDVTFSVDVSNESLDGKDVYIAGGFSGWGLQQMTANESNTNIYEITIDVAEGNHDYKFVIGNWELEEDMTGNGCSDNNNRKLSINSTDAVILPTETFNICSTPKYVKVTFSVDMSNETVGDDGVFMTGLYGSWNHNDLELVDDDNDQIYTREQYLEIGSEHSYNFINGNWEDARENCSEGKNRKLKIYNDDISVPTATFGACDDQVMVTFSVDMSEEEVGDDGVYMTGLNNSWNHNEIKLYDLDEDNVWETQVALDKNSTHSYNFINGNWEDARDICPEGKNRTVEVLEDHLVVPTVAFGKCNEELVYISTTFQVDMSSEELVDEKVFIVELNGKWEPKDWIEMSDENEDGIYTATVNLLPGDQFYRFNNGSNWNDEDLSGEECAGEGVKNRYVEIVNDGSETPTMTIPIVAFNSCTSTPKEKVQKEVTFKVDASEFEDLSKGMYIAASWNSWEPENFTMMSDEDEDGIWEVTVTLEGNTTHEYKFTLGDDWSDIEDMLKSGCEKEGTNNRYITLDETEDAVILDAVRYNSCTSEVPEWIKVSFMVDVSDLEAKEAVSLQGEWSNDAIIMNDLGNNIFSKAVYLRANAIYEYSFMANEEGEDFEGECLSESKKRTVAVMEEELTLTTVIFNSCDESENEPSVNTVQVTFSVNLSKEKPSDEGVFIAGSWPSNDWDPNSFDAMSDEDGDGIWEVTLELLQGMTYEYQFTIGQNWENTEDMTDTGCEVEDTKNRSITVETSDIVLPTVCFNACSECYFPVVSITVSGDDITEKGGTSQMIASIFPINADVQTVTWSVDNTDIATIDANGLVTAITDGQVIVTATSTEDGSTVKGTKEINISGYTINSLESELEAAIKVYPNPATERIHIASEQNVLGINILDAQGKLIQEVNLGNASINNTEVNIQSLSKGLYIIKIIGEGWNKSSKVLLK, encoded by the coding sequence ATGAAATATCAATTATTACTTTTTTTATTATGTATCAATTTTACTGCTTTCTCTACAGATGTGACTTTTAGTGTAGATGTATCTAATGAAAGCTTGGACGGTAAAGACGTCTATATCGCAGGAGGCTTCTCAGGATGGGGACTTCAACAGATGACAGCTAATGAAAGCAATACTAATATTTATGAAATTACAATAGATGTAGCCGAAGGAAATCACGATTATAAATTTGTGATCGGAAACTGGGAATTAGAAGAGGATATGACAGGGAACGGCTGCTCTGATAACAACAATCGAAAACTATCTATTAATTCAACTGATGCCGTCATTTTACCAACAGAAACATTCAATATTTGTTCAACACCGAAATACGTTAAAGTAACGTTTAGTGTGGACATGAGCAATGAGACTGTTGGGGATGATGGTGTTTTTATGACAGGTTTATATGGATCATGGAATCATAATGACCTAGAATTAGTAGATGATGATAATGACCAAATATATACTAGAGAGCAATATTTAGAAATTGGTTCTGAACATAGTTATAATTTTATCAATGGCAATTGGGAAGATGCTAGAGAAAACTGTTCAGAAGGAAAAAATAGAAAGCTCAAGATTTATAATGATGATATTTCAGTACCTACTGCCACATTTGGCGCATGTGATGATCAAGTAATGGTTACTTTTTCTGTCGATATGTCTGAAGAAGAAGTAGGAGATGATGGTGTTTACATGACTGGGTTGAACAACTCATGGAATCACAATGAAATAAAACTTTATGACTTAGATGAGGACAATGTCTGGGAGACTCAAGTTGCCTTGGATAAAAACTCTACCCACAGTTACAATTTTATCAATGGCAATTGGGAAGATGCTAGAGATATTTGCCCAGAAGGAAAAAACAGAACGGTAGAGGTTTTAGAAGATCATTTAGTAGTACCTACTGTGGCATTTGGAAAATGTAATGAAGAGTTGGTATATATAAGCACTACTTTCCAAGTTGATATGTCTTCCGAAGAACTTGTAGATGAAAAAGTTTTTATTGTTGAATTAAATGGAAAATGGGAACCTAAAGATTGGATAGAAATGTCTGATGAGAATGAAGATGGCATCTATACGGCAACCGTAAATTTACTTCCGGGTGATCAATTCTATAGATTTAATAATGGAAGTAATTGGAATGACGAAGACCTTTCAGGTGAAGAATGTGCAGGTGAAGGTGTAAAAAATAGATATGTTGAAATTGTAAATGATGGTTCAGAAACACCAACGATGACAATTCCAATTGTAGCTTTTAACTCTTGTACATCGACACCTAAGGAAAAAGTGCAAAAAGAGGTGACATTCAAGGTAGATGCATCAGAATTTGAAGACCTTTCCAAAGGGATGTACATCGCTGCTAGTTGGAACTCATGGGAACCTGAAAATTTCACCATGATGAGTGACGAAGATGAGGATGGAATCTGGGAAGTCACTGTCACTTTAGAAGGAAATACTACCCATGAGTATAAGTTCACTTTAGGTGATGATTGGTCAGATATTGAGGATATGCTGAAATCAGGTTGTGAAAAAGAAGGAACCAATAATAGGTATATCACTTTAGATGAGACAGAAGATGCCGTTATTTTAGACGCTGTCAGGTATAATTCATGTACTTCAGAAGTACCCGAATGGATAAAGGTTTCTTTTATGGTAGATGTTAGCGATCTAGAAGCAAAAGAGGCAGTTTCTCTTCAAGGTGAATGGTCTAATGATGCAATTATTATGAATGATCTTGGCAATAATATTTTTTCAAAAGCGGTATACCTTAGAGCAAACGCTATCTATGAATATTCTTTTATGGCAAATGAAGAAGGAGAGGATTTTGAAGGTGAATGTTTGAGTGAATCAAAAAAGAGGACAGTGGCTGTAATGGAAGAAGAACTTACTTTAACAACAGTAATTTTTAACTCTTGTGATGAAAGTGAGAATGAACCATCAGTGAATACGGTTCAAGTTACTTTTAGTGTCAACCTTTCAAAAGAAAAACCTTCAGACGAAGGTGTATTTATTGCAGGGTCTTGGCCTAGCAATGATTGGGATCCAAATTCTTTTGATGCTATGAGTGATGAAGATGGTGATGGAATCTGGGAAGTGACGTTAGAGCTACTTCAAGGTATGACTTATGAATACCAATTTACTATAGGGCAAAATTGGGAGAACACTGAGGATATGACAGATACGGGCTGTGAAGTTGAGGACACAAAAAATAGAAGTATTACCGTAGAAACATCAGACATCGTATTACCAACCGTATGTTTTAATGCTTGTAGTGAATGTTATTTTCCAGTAGTAAGTATTACGGTAAGCGGAGATGACATTACTGAAAAAGGAGGTACTTCTCAAATGATAGCTTCAATATTCCCTATTAACGCTGATGTTCAAACGGTGACTTGGTCAGTAGATAATACAGATATAGCTACTATTGATGCTAATGGCTTGGTAACTGCAATTACCGATGGTCAAGTGATTGTTACTGCGACTTCAACTGAAGATGGCTCGACAGTGAAAGGAACAAAAGAAATTAATATCTCAGGATATACCATTAACTCATTAGAGAGTGAATTGGAGGCTGCGATAAAGGTTTACCCGAATCCGGCAACAGAACGAATTCATATTGCTTCGGAGCAAAATGTATTAGGTATAAATATTTTAGATGCCCAAGGTAAATTGATCCAAGAAGTCAATTTAGGCAATGCTTCGATAAATAATACTGAGGTGAATATTCAGTCTTTATCAAAAGGGCTTTATATCATCAAAATAATTGGGGAAGGATGGAACAAGAGTTCAAAAGTTCTCCTGAAATAA
- a CDS encoding glycoside hydrolase family 30 protein, with protein sequence MKENKMNTLFGVVFLLCSSWMNNGCTDEKNNGTPVPPPPVVEVDHIELYVTSTEDVRGQKNQGLRLQEDMVASGYDDSFQTLRIDQNQVYQEMDGFGYTLTGGSALHINNMSAANKSALLEELFGREDGQIGVNYLRVSIGASDLDVAPFSYSEVEDETLSNFTIAKDQENLIPVLKEIVAINPSIKILATPWSPPTWMKSNNEYKGGSLLASHYAVYADYFVKYLEAYKNEGITIDAITIQNEPLHPGNVPSLLMESDEMANFIASHLGPKFQEAGLETKIITYDHNADRPDYPINIINSEANQYISGSAFHLYGGDISALSSVKTADPSKGIYFTEQWVGGNEDFGGALMWHFENMFIGAPRNWSKTVLEWNLAANSSLEPHTDGGCTECLGALTIDGNTVDRNVAYYTVGHASKFIPSGSFRIKSNNMGDLPNVAFVTPNNKYVVLLMNNSDAQKKFNLRITGSEETYIISIPAQSVGTMVYDGNKKA encoded by the coding sequence ATGAAAGAAAATAAAATGAATACATTATTTGGTGTTGTGTTTTTGCTGTGTTCATCTTGGATGAATAATGGGTGTACTGATGAAAAGAATAATGGTACACCTGTCCCTCCACCTCCGGTAGTAGAAGTAGATCATATCGAACTTTATGTTACTTCTACTGAAGACGTCAGAGGTCAAAAAAATCAAGGTCTCCGTCTACAAGAGGATATGGTTGCTTCTGGGTATGATGATTCGTTTCAAACATTAAGAATCGATCAGAATCAAGTTTACCAAGAAATGGATGGTTTTGGGTATACCTTAACAGGAGGAAGTGCCTTACATATCAACAATATGTCTGCAGCCAATAAATCGGCTTTACTTGAGGAATTATTCGGAAGAGAAGATGGGCAAATTGGTGTGAATTATCTAAGAGTAAGTATTGGAGCATCTGATTTAGATGTTGCTCCTTTTTCTTACTCTGAAGTGGAAGATGAAACTCTATCCAATTTCACTATAGCTAAAGATCAAGAAAACCTTATTCCAGTACTTAAAGAAATTGTAGCAATCAATCCTTCAATTAAGATTCTAGCGACACCTTGGTCACCTCCGACATGGATGAAATCTAATAATGAATATAAAGGAGGGTCACTATTAGCATCACATTATGCTGTATATGCTGACTATTTTGTAAAATACCTAGAGGCATATAAGAATGAAGGTATTACAATTGATGCTATTACAATCCAAAACGAACCATTACATCCGGGTAATGTTCCAAGTTTACTTATGGAATCAGATGAAATGGCCAATTTTATTGCAAGTCATTTAGGACCAAAATTCCAAGAAGCAGGTTTAGAAACTAAAATCATAACATATGATCATAATGCAGACAGACCTGATTACCCAATCAATATCATCAACTCAGAAGCAAATCAATATATCAGTGGTTCCGCTTTCCATTTATATGGAGGTGATATCTCAGCACTTTCATCAGTGAAGACAGCGGACCCTTCTAAAGGAATTTACTTTACAGAACAATGGGTTGGAGGAAATGAAGACTTCGGAGGTGCTTTAATGTGGCATTTTGAAAACATGTTTATTGGTGCTCCAAGAAACTGGAGTAAAACGGTATTGGAATGGAACCTAGCAGCCAACTCAAGTTTAGAACCGCATACAGATGGAGGTTGTACAGAGTGCCTTGGTGCTTTAACAATTGATGGTAATACTGTGGATAGAAACGTCGCTTATTACACTGTTGGTCATGCTTCAAAATTTATTCCGTCAGGTTCTTTTAGAATAAAATCGAATAACATGGGAGATCTTCCGAATGTTGCCTTTGTTACTCCGAACAATAAATATGTAGTCTTACTAATGAATAATTCTGATGCACAGAAAAAATTCAATTTAAGAATTACTGGTTCTGAAGAAACATATATTATTTCTATCCCTGCACAAAGTGTTGGTACGATGGTATATGATGGAAATAAAAAGGCATAA